In Lytechinus variegatus isolate NC3 chromosome 6, Lvar_3.0, whole genome shotgun sequence, the DNA window TCCGTTCGTGTATCAATTCTAATCTTATGTCACTACGCATTATTTACAATAATGAATTCTTATCTTATGTCACTACGCAttatttacaataataattgtttACTTTAAACCTCTCAATTATTACTAAATATATTCTTTAACCAAATATTTCTTTCCGTGTCATATCATTTCATGTCCGTCCGTGTATCAATTCTAATCTTATGTCACTACGCAttatttacaataataattGTTAACTTTAAACCTCTCAATTATTACTAATATATTCTTTAACCAAATATTTCTTTTCGTGTCATTTCATTTCCGTGTAACAATTAAGCATATTCTGTTCCAACATTTACCAGCTTATTTCCTCTGTAATCTTATGCCATTTGGCATTAGTGCATAAATGGACACAGTCAATGCTACGACTTTGCTATTAAATACAACCGttcatgataaaaatgtgtgtgtgggggtgtgcgtgtgtgtgtgtataattaCTTAAGTgactcccccccaaaaaaaatgataataacaataataatcaaaacaataaaaaaaagtgcgtatagttttcttttaatattttcccCAACCCCTATAAGTAAAGCATAAACCATACTAACGACTGAACTTTGTACCCCCTTCTCTGGCGAAAAGTTTGGTATTGAATATTGACATAATCCATGGTTGGGCAAGTAATAAAAGACCGCCAAATTCCATTTATTATACCAATTTGGTAAAGAATTGGTACGGTCTGCAAATTTTCAAAGGATAATCACCGTTTTTATGGTTTTATAGACAAAATCTGATGGTGCACTGCGAATAGTGCAATGTTAAGTGCATTAACCACGATCAGTGGATGAGTCTATAACAAGCTGAATAGAATCAGACATTCAAGTCTACTCCACAGAGAAATAACACACCTATCTCCTTTATACACAAAAACCCAACACAAAGACACACTCTGAAACACATTACGGTGCGGTATAGAATAAACTTCCAGTAGTGTTGCCCCCGGAATTTCATGGACATACGGCTGTGCCATGTCTTTACCCTTTAAGATAAGATGAAACCCCtctccccctcaaaaaaaggagAGGCTTTTAGGAGTAACAGTCAGAGTATTCTGAACTTTCAATAGATATAAGAATAGTACAATTATGATAGAAAGGGGCATTAAAACCCGcgatttaaaaatgatgaaatatctaCAAAGGAGTCAGTTGACATCCATGTCAAAAGAACCAACACGTGAATACTTACGAAACTTTTTGAAAGTAAAGGCACAACCATTAACAAAGTGAAAGAACGTGAAGTGAATTACATTAAATCAATTTCGAATTCTACAACATGCTACACCCGCCCCTTTTCCTCGCGTCTCCTTAGTAGCGTCGTCCAGCGACTGTGACGTCACGACATGCGTTTATGGCATAGCGCGTCCATTCTTGATCATCTTCAATTCGCGTCCCAGCTGGCAGGTGGTGCAAGGGCCACAGAAGGTCATGCAAGCACAATCGTTCATCAGGTTGCCCTGTATAGGGAGATATAACCCGGTAATAGTCGTTTTTATTGCACTCTTCTTGCGCGTAAAATCATTAGAGgaattcaatatcaaattatttctgATTTTCCCCCTtcaacaggttttttttttactttgaaaatcaattccaagtgtaattatacaatataaatTACACTCATTTGCTTACACACATTGGAGATAAACGAATATGAACAACATGTTATAATTCATCACAATCGTTAGCACAATGTTCATATACAGCTTGTAGGTTATTGAAGTTATTGTATGATGACTGTACATATAGTACTATCTCATAAATTTGAAGAGTTAAACATTAGAGGACTCTAAATACTATTTCaagaaggagagagaaaaaaggaagaacaaAGAGAACAAGTTATAAAATCGTCCTGAATTTCCTTTTTACTTTAATCATAATAGTTTCAACTAACATGAAAATATACTGAAACCTTGGAGGACCATTTGATGTCATTTCTAGTCTGAAATGGTATTCAGCATTGCAAGGAATCTTATGTTATGGACTTCCAAATGCCACAAACAATACCTACCGATTTTTGTAGCCTTTTGAAAGTTTAATCCAATATCAAATCAAAGATTAACACACCACGATAGTATTACTATGGAGTCATTGTATTGGATTATGATTCCCTTTAAATCCTCCccggaaattaaaaaaaaaacgaaaccaaaaacaaatgaaagaagaCAAACATACACCACCAccgaaaacaacaaaaataaataaaccaaaacatacaaatcaatCAGAGTCACTGATATAAACATCAAAGCCACAggtgtaatgatttttttaaggagGCACCACCAAATAAAAGCAATTATTCACATCGATTGTGGTTATctacttcttttttctctttccaatgcgcttagaaactgttgtattaagcgctatataaaatgttaattattattattgattgcgGGGGCAATTCTATTGtataaataagtatttttaATTATTCTCCTTGAATTTCTGCGTGTAAATTCCAGAAAAACGATTTTTAGAATAAGCTTGTAGTATAACTATATTTTcactcagctacttgtcctcgctcaCTCCCGAATTTCATCATGCTCCTattttaaatcccccccccccgtaggttgGTCATTTTTGTCTTGGGGTTTCCCACTTCCCACTTTAAATGTTATCTGTTATATTTTTAGGTTcctttattttgtgttttcaaTCCTGTAGAATCTTTGTACCTTgtgattttggatgatttattttaataaaaacattgatattgtttttttcacaCTCGGGAAGTTAGCAAAGAGCTTGAATTCAAAGATAACTTACAGTGATGTTGTGGCGTGAACGTACAACTGCACGCATAGCGATGAGAGCGGACGGGATGCACATAGGCACGCAGCAGGACTCATCCATATCAGCGGCCAGCATGCATGAATGACAGGGCACAAATGTCGTACACAGACCTACAAAATATAGCAGAGATCCCAAATAGttaatttttatcatcatgattattgatGAATAATATActagtgttttttttctcaccgTATATAGATAGCCGTAGTGCGACGATATTACTATTTCTTAATGAGATACTGACCTGTCCTTATTATGCTAATTGTCATTAGTAAGATGACCTTTGTTACAATTTtcatcgtcattgtcatcattatggTAGGCCTTATTACAGACTACACGTCCTTTATATTCACAAAAACGAATCGCAAAGCTAAAATAATTTGCGACAATCATTTATCTCGTCAAATTGCTTATTGTGATCATTATTACGCTTATAATCAATGACAAGGTTTGtggtgtgtgtttcataaagctgttcataagttaaagGCTAGTTTAAGAACGACTGTTGATTATTCTTGttgtaaatgatatattcatttgtGATGGATTgacgcgtaagaaaggttcaccagtcgttcttaaagtcgctcttaacagCTTTTATGAAAGAGGTGAGAAAAAATACACAATGTAAAGAAATGTTACCTTATTCAAAGACTTCAAAATCTTTGCTATTAAACGAAAAATTAGGGGACtaaaaaataacaagtggaacgacccctggcagtctcgcctgcattacgcattCGATATAGCGCAGCATTGcttcctttgtaaaaaaaaacagctaatgaataattattcacagaagaaacgttaataagatattaaaatattatgtccattgacgcaaaattacctttgaccatGAACATGTGACCTAAGGATTGTGCAAAActatcattcatacttgattaccatgattacccttatgtcgatGTTTCATGAGCAAGTACCATAAACTTCCTAAGATATGATGCCAAATTCAACATATACTCCCAACACAgacagagttcattgacctttaaatcacctttgatcttggccatgttcCTGAAACACTAACagggtattcagggatacactgctgctcttatgtccaagtttcatgacataaatccatagacttttataatttatgatgacaattcctcacATACCCTCCATATGGCCAAAGTGCGTTGACCCttagtgacctttgaccttggtcatgtgacctgaaactcgcacattatattcagggatacatggttgctcttatgtccaagtttcatgaactagatccataatttttaaagttatgatgacaattcctcaaatgaccccaacatggccaaagtttgttaACCCTAAGTGACTTTTGTCCTTAATCACGTGATGCAAAACTCAGGTTTAGTAATACACCTCTATCCTTAATATGTCTAAGTTTTAGGAACtagggcccgtattccataaacgagataagcatgcttaagtaaaaaaatctaagcattttgtcttattttctgtcTAAGATaaaattcttagccaaaatgcgtattccataaagaattggctaagaattttgtcttagaATTTGGCTAAGAGGTTTTGCGCAACTAAGACTGATATAGGATGAATGGCTAAGTAACTTTTCTTAAAAACTGCAGattctgtatttcataaatacaacatggctaagaatttagccctaactttaagacagctgtgagttgtcttaattgtattagtttcaaggtaattcagacaacaaaattttagaatttatACCTATATTGCATATTGCATGAGGCTCCTGCCTCATTTTTTAAAccgattttcataaaattttgaacacacattggtcttaaggtaaggaggtggaagatgtttttctttttcagaaattgtgttgccatggtaacaatatattatggccaaaattttgccgtttaaaatacttcattaattttctaccaattctcatgaaagttggctcacacattggatttgaggaaaagatgtgcaagacacatttatgcatgtgtcggaaattgtgttgccatggtaacggtatatattggcaaaaattatgtataaatcttTCTGTTccaactacttcctcagtttttaaccaattttcattaaatgtggcacaaacattagtcttgatgtgaagatgtacaaaacatattttatgcctatataaaaaattgtgttgccatggtaaaaaaaaataccaaaaataaatgaaaatcttgtgattgaattacttcatcagtttttaacTGGTCTATTCTCCTAAAATTTGGCATACACATTAGTcttgaagatgtctaagacatatTTTTGACTGTATCAAAAgtcgtgttgccatggtaacaacatataatataatgaaattaggtGAAAAACTTGTGGTTTGAACCGCtttttagttttcaaccaattcttgGCTCACAGTTGACTttgttggctcacacattgattTTGAGACTAGATCTGTAAAACATAGACTATATTGAAAAatgtgtttccatggtaacagcatatcaaatcaataaatgCTTAAACAGCATGATGTGGATTAAACTACTTCTTATTTTATGACATTGGCCTGTATGCTCATGGAATGCAGGTTTTGCGCTAAAATAATctgcaagacacattttctcATTCATCAAAACATGTGTTTGTATTGGTACATGTAACTGCAAACATCTACGCCGAAATAAGATTAAGACAATGGTCAATGCTAAATTTTGTTTGGCTACATGgagaactacatgtagctgtgGGCTTAGTTCTAGCTTttaattttaggggggggcTAGGCCTCTAGATCTCAAACTACAGCCCCTAGCTTTAGATGTAGGCCTAAGCCTAAATCAAGATTCTTTAGTCCTAGAAATAATCCAATGCTAGATCCCTAGCTCACTTCCCTTTTCAGGCCTAATGTTAGATGAATAGATCTAGACTAGCctacatttacttttttttagaactagaatctatattttgatagagtCTACAAGTCTCCACTCTAGATCTCGACCTAttactatataggcctacacctagATTGATATAGTTAGTTGTACTTGTAGATCTAGATAGGGTGTAACTTTTAGTCTTAGTCATttagtctagatctaggcctagatctacgtTAGAGATTCTAGATCAAACAGTAGACTAGATCAGCCAGTCCTAGCGTTAGGGCTACCGACTAGGCTAGAAATAGAATCTAGAATGAATAGAAGAAAGCATAGCTATACTAGGCCTAGTAATACTAGGCTAGGCCACCTAGATCTAGTAAATTTATATAAATCTAGGCCCCAGTCTAGTCTGAGCTGTTGGTCTAGGTTTTATTTCAGGCCTGTTTTCTAGAAACCTTAGATCTAAACAAACTccccaaaatgtataaaatagaAACTCCTCCAAATCTAGGCCTACATATAGATATATAGGCCTAGGTCAGGACTAGATCTAAGTTTTGGCAAGCAATGTATAGCGATGGGTACTCTAGCACTGTAAACatgaataaccgtcgtttctgggagTTATTTAAAAGTTTCTGACATATACTGTCATATCACATTGGTGAGATTAAGGTCTAGGCCAAAGTAATGTTACAATTAGACTGTTGAGTGTCGTATTCGTAGACGTAGTCGTAACGTTagtttagcaaaaaaaaaatcggagacTGAAATGAAGCTTTTGTTCTAACTTTACCTAGTAACCTAGTCAGATCTATTCTAGTCCTGCATGTAAATCTATCCCTGTCCTAAGTAAGGCTAAGCCAGGCTAAGTCCTGAATGTTGTTCCAGGCCTAGACCAATACTGATAGGCCTAGGTTTTTATGTACTTTATGTAGCTTCAGTGTCGGTTGCTCCACTATGTCTATGGCACTAGACTAGAGTCTAACAAAGTTACATTTTGCAGCCTTCATgtctcatgaaaataaaaagtcaaaataatgttcaattctccTCCAAACAGACGGATACTATAGATTTTGggcctaggctagatctaggcctaatgtTAGACCCAAGACTAGTCGACAAAGGTTTTCCCTAAGGGGGCCTAGGTCTACTTAAACTGAAGTTAAGAGTAGAGATGTCGAgaggaatatttcaatttatattttgacaaacaatacatgaaaagtaataaatgggactgatacacaaaaaaactgtgcaagtcactcggtttgggattgaaatgttttggtaattaacaaaaatatagataatttgaattaaaaattattaCCATATATGGGTGATGAATGCTCCTCTCTTACtacaatagttgtaattagtttcaataaaatccaaatttttaagaaaaaaacaacttctgtgacatttttgcaagtttgttgCAGTCACCTCTGCAGCAATTTATTATTAAGAAGGTCACTGAAGGTCATATCATTTGAGACTTTGGCTTAGCCATATCGCCTGACTTGAGACAAATGTCTTAAAGTTTATAGAATATCgttagggaagatttcttagacaagcaaaatgctaagacaaattgctaagacttaagcaaaaatcttatctcgtttatggaatacgggcctaggttcatatacttttgaaggtatgacaacatttcaaaaactcaacCTTGGTTAagaatttgatattgattcccccagaatggtctaagttcattgactataaatgacctttgaacttgatcatgtgacctggaaTTCGGCCAGGATATTTATACAATATTGACTGACCTTGAGGGAGATACCAAATATGTTTCCCAAACTAGTCTCATATTGCCCCGAGTcgaagacgagggcaatatgggtcaagtgagggaaatatttttggtatctcCCGAAAGTaacgccagtcaatattattattattacctgttaCCTCTTTCTGGTACATTAAATTAATATATTGATAGATTTATAACTAAATTGTTGGACTTACCTTGGTCAAGCCTATAGTGTCaattctgcactttaccattatgacgtatttacaagcgctcggatccagcgttgtctttattatgacgtatattgttggtgcgcggatccttatgaagcgtatctctttatacgcaccCACAAATGCGCAGGGGATTGATGAGCTCGGAATACGGATATTATGGACCGCTTATTAATGTACGTAGGTGCAGTAGGAAAATTACTCTTTTCTGGGAGGAGGGGTGTACGAATATTATGGTCACTCGTCATTCAGCTGATCGCGGACCCAGCCATTGTGACGTAGTTTATGTTGAGTTTATCAGTTAGACAGACAGAATACGCGTTTATATCATGTCTCCAAAATGCCTCATTCAGGTCAGGTAATAATACTGATTATTACCTGACCTGAATGAGGCATTTTGGAGCGCATTTGtagatgcgtataaagagatacgcttcataaacgatccgcgcaccaacaatatacgtcataataaagacaacgctggatccgagcacttgtaagtacgtcataatggtaaagtgcagaattGACACTACAGGCTTGACCAAGGTAAAGTCCAACAATTTAGTTATATAATCTATCAATATGTTGATTTAATGTACCAGAAAAAGTTgaacaggtaataataataatattgactggcgttACTTTCGGgagataccaaaaatatttccctcactagacccatattgccctcgtcttcgactcggggcaatatgagactagtttgggaaatatatttggtatctcccttaaggccagtcaatattatataaatacgCCAtgacccttatgttcaagtttcatgaactaggtctatatactttctaagttatgatgacgtttcaaaaacataaccttcagttaagatttggtgttgacaacgccgccgtcgccgtcgaaaaagcggcgcctatagtctcgctctgctatgcaagcGAGACAAAAATCGTAGGaagagagattttttttttttttttttggggggggaggtgacATTGACTTTCGCCAACGACTTACAAATGGTCATATCGTCACAGCATCCGCACATATCCGTAGACCAGTCACGTGATGGCCCGCGAGGCATCATGGGATTGCCAGTCACTTGAGTCACCTAGTTTGACGTAACAATAAATTCATGattcataattattcatttgttattgtTGATTCTATCATTCACGGTAGGcgaattgaaatattgatatgGATTTATTTACTTCATTTGGTGGTTTTAGAAAAGCAGATACTATTCCGTACTTTTTCGGAGGGAGAAGGAGGAATTattaaaaatgatacaaaatcgAGGACGAATTGAGTAATTAAATAAAACTTATGCTCATGTACAGGAAATGGTTATACGCGATTGACAATCAGAAGCTATAGTCATGTCATAAAACTTATCAAGGTAGTTGTGATGTATAGGTGATTTTCTTTCTGCATGTTCGTGTGTGTGAAATAGGCTGGTGTGTGTTACATTTGcggaggtgtgtgtgtgtgtgtgcttttACATGGAGGGTGCCGTCACGTTGGCCGAGTGTTCTAAGGTGCCTGCCT includes these proteins:
- the LOC121417338 gene encoding cornifelin homolog, translated to MQAYPQGQQPVINQPAVTVQPAPQTVIQVTQVTGNPMMPRGPSRDWSTDMCGCCDDMTICLCTTFVPCHSCMLAADMDESCCVPMCIPSALIAMRAVVRSRHNITGNLMNDCACMTFCGPCTTCQLGRELKMIKNGRAMP